The Seleniivibrio woodruffii genome window below encodes:
- the rbsC gene encoding ribose ABC transporter permease codes for MKIDIKDVLKRSRPLLGLIILSVIVSFISKDFLTVSNIMNVMRQTSINAIIAAGMTFVILTGGIDLSVGSILAICGAIAATMISTGFGVASTVFVTLSLGVLLGVFAGIAITKGRIQPFIATLVAMTLLRGATLVHTDGKPISTGYDAAADAFAWFGTGYVAGIPVPVVLMVVVFALSHYVLRHTRFGRYVYAIGGNEEASRLSGVRVTRIKIAVYAICGLVSALAGIILTSRLSSAQPTAGAGYELDAIAAVVLGGTSLAGGAGTILGTFTGALIIGILNNALNLLNVSSYYQMIAKGAVILVAVLMDRKK; via the coding sequence ATGAAAATAGACATCAAAGACGTGCTGAAACGCTCAAGACCCCTGCTGGGACTCATCATCCTGTCGGTGATAGTCTCCTTCATAAGTAAGGACTTTTTGACCGTCAGCAACATTATGAACGTAATGAGGCAGACCTCCATAAACGCCATAATAGCGGCGGGCATGACGTTTGTCATCCTCACCGGCGGAATCGACCTTTCGGTTGGTTCCATTCTGGCGATATGCGGAGCCATCGCCGCAACTATGATCTCCACTGGCTTCGGCGTGGCCTCAACAGTTTTCGTAACCCTGTCGCTGGGTGTTCTGCTGGGTGTTTTCGCAGGTATCGCAATCACCAAGGGCAGGATTCAGCCTTTTATAGCCACTCTGGTCGCCATGACACTGCTCAGGGGCGCAACCCTTGTCCATACGGACGGAAAACCCATCTCCACTGGCTATGATGCCGCCGCAGATGCTTTCGCATGGTTCGGCACAGGCTATGTGGCGGGAATCCCCGTTCCCGTGGTGCTTATGGTTGTGGTTTTCGCACTGTCCCACTATGTTCTCAGGCATACCCGCTTCGGTCGCTATGTTTACGCCATCGGCGGCAACGAGGAGGCCTCAAGGCTTTCCGGCGTGCGGGTCACAAGAATAAAAATTGCGGTCTATGCCATCTGCGGACTTGTTTCCGCTCTGGCAGGGATAATATTAACATCAAGGCTCTCCTCCGCACAGCCCACGGCGGGCGCAGGATATGAGCTTGATGCCATCGCCGCTGTTGTTCTGGGCGGAACAAGCCTTGCAGGCGGCGCAGGAACCATACTGGGAACCTTCACCGGAGCGCTTATCATAGGCATTCTGAACAATGCCCTGAACCTGCTGAACGTTTCGTCCTATTATCAGATGATAGCAAAGGGTGCGGTGATACTGGTCGCCGTTCTTATGGATAGAAAGAAGTAA
- the rbsB gene encoding ribose ABC transporter substrate-binding protein RbsB, translating into MKKFLAIFVALLAIPAMTAFAAQKTVGLVVSTLNNPFFVTLKDGAVGEAKKAGINLIVLDSQNDPAKEIANVEDLLSKGVSAILINPTDSDAVGNAIKMANRAKVPVITLDRGANAGAVVSHIASDNVAGGKMAGEFIAKKLGKKGNAVELEGIPGTSAARDRGKGFNDAVKGTQIKVVARQAADFDRTKGLNVMENILQAQPKIDAVFAHNDEMALGALRAIQASKRNILVVGFDATDDAVKAVKEGKLAATVAQQPAFIGAKGVETAKAVLEGKKVQPSIPVALKLVVK; encoded by the coding sequence ATGAAAAAGTTTCTCGCTATTTTCGTAGCCCTTCTGGCGATTCCCGCCATGACGGCATTTGCGGCACAGAAGACTGTCGGTCTTGTGGTGTCCACACTGAACAACCCCTTCTTCGTTACTCTGAAAGACGGAGCAGTGGGCGAAGCTAAGAAAGCGGGCATAAACCTTATTGTCCTTGACTCACAGAACGACCCCGCAAAAGAGATTGCAAACGTTGAAGATCTTTTGTCTAAAGGTGTTTCAGCAATCCTTATCAACCCTACTGACTCAGACGCAGTGGGCAACGCAATCAAAATGGCAAACAGAGCCAAAGTTCCCGTTATCACACTTGACAGAGGCGCAAACGCAGGTGCAGTTGTTTCCCACATTGCATCTGACAACGTAGCCGGCGGCAAAATGGCTGGTGAGTTCATCGCCAAAAAACTCGGCAAAAAAGGTAACGCTGTTGAGCTTGAAGGTATCCCCGGAACATCCGCAGCCCGTGACAGAGGCAAAGGCTTCAACGACGCTGTTAAAGGCACTCAGATCAAAGTTGTTGCACGTCAGGCGGCAGATTTTGACAGAACAAAAGGTCTGAACGTAATGGAGAACATTCTTCAGGCACAGCCTAAGATTGACGCTGTGTTCGCACACAACGACGAGATGGCTCTCGGCGCACTCAGAGCTATTCAGGCATCAAAAAGAAACATCCTCGTAGTGGGATTTGACGCTACAGACGACGCTGTTAAAGCTGTTAAAGAGGGTAAACTGGCCGCAACTGTTGCACAGCAGCCCGCTTTCATCGGCGCAAAAGGCGTTGAAACTGCCAAGGCAGTTCTGGAAGGTAAAAAAGTTCAGCCCAGCATCCCTGTGGCGCTGAAATTGGTCGTTAAATAA
- a CDS encoding energy transducer TonB: protein MRKAMTQSLAIHGMMAAIFFYGMSMGGFVPQPEPHVIDLSAYFRQAAPAPEQIEAPVPMSPQQTERVQKAEPVRKQTVQPAPQKKYEQVNSAAVAEVSAPATAAAEPAPAAVTSAVPAETYAPVAASPVQNTPTPAVSASPRPFDYSGYQSVLNSKLEANKTYPMSARRRGIEGTVKLKLTIAENGTLLESLVVSSSGYDTLDSEALKLVKSVFPVRHNSDKQVSLVVPIVYKLIK from the coding sequence ATGAGAAAGGCAATGACCCAGTCTCTGGCCATCCACGGTATGATGGCCGCTATCTTTTTCTATGGAATGAGCATGGGCGGATTCGTCCCGCAGCCCGAACCCCACGTTATAGACCTTTCGGCCTATTTCAGGCAGGCGGCTCCGGCACCTGAGCAGATTGAAGCTCCCGTGCCCATGTCCCCTCAGCAGACGGAGAGAGTTCAGAAAGCCGAGCCTGTCAGAAAACAGACGGTTCAGCCTGCACCTCAGAAAAAATATGAGCAGGTGAACTCCGCCGCAGTGGCCGAGGTTTCAGCACCCGCCACCGCAGCCGCAGAACCTGCACCCGCCGCAGTAACATCGGCAGTGCCTGCGGAAACCTATGCACCCGTTGCAGCCTCACCAGTTCAGAACACTCCAACACCCGCAGTGTCCGCATCGCCCAGACCCTTTGACTATTCCGGATATCAGTCTGTTCTCAACTCGAAACTGGAAGCAAACAAGACATATCCCATGTCTGCCAGACGCAGGGGCATAGAGGGAACTGTAAAGCTGAAACTGACCATAGCAGAGAACGGAACACTGCTCGAATCGCTGGTGGTCTCCTCCAGCGGCTACGACACACTGGATTCGGAAGCCCTGAAACTGGTGAAGTCGGTATTTCCTGTCCGCCACAACTCGGACAAACAGGTTTCCCTTGTGGTTCCCATAGTTTATAAACTGATAAAATGA
- a CDS encoding ExbD/TolR family protein — protein MKDKSFDTINVVPFIDIMLVLLTIVLATATFIAKGSIPVELPKAAQTESAKQGVTIDVSKEGEYYYNGKSYSIQALSETMNTLDKESPIVLRADRNAVIQNFVDIMNMLKLAGFKNVNLETEKE, from the coding sequence ATGAAAGACAAAAGCTTTGACACCATAAACGTTGTCCCCTTCATTGACATCATGCTGGTGCTGCTCACCATAGTTCTGGCAACGGCGACCTTCATCGCAAAAGGCTCAATACCTGTGGAGCTGCCAAAAGCGGCACAGACAGAGAGCGCAAAACAGGGTGTCACCATAGACGTGTCGAAAGAGGGCGAATATTACTATAACGGAAAAAGCTATTCCATTCAGGCACTTTCCGAAACCATGAACACACTGGACAAAGAGAGTCCCATAGTTCTCCGAGCCGACAGGAACGCAGTTATCCAGAACTTTGTGGATATAATGAATATGCTGAAACTGGCAGGTTTCAAGAACGTAAACCTTGAAACCGAAAAGGAGTGA
- the exbB gene encoding TonB-system energizer ExbB, with protein sequence MNMLGSMVDYGVIGLLVVLSIVAVAVSIERFRFYSRTDVNTYQTIQELESALTGRLHIVGTIGSNAPYIGLLGTVMGIMHTFYAMGSGGTTNVNDIMAGLALALKATAAGLLVAIPSIVLYNLLHRRVNVLMLQKEAINERQKL encoded by the coding sequence ATGAATATGCTCGGCAGTATGGTTGACTACGGCGTGATCGGTCTGCTCGTGGTCTTAAGTATCGTTGCGGTGGCTGTGTCCATCGAACGTTTCCGGTTTTACAGCAGAACAGACGTTAACACCTACCAGACCATTCAGGAGCTGGAATCCGCCCTGACAGGACGTCTGCACATTGTCGGAACCATCGGCAGCAACGCTCCCTACATAGGTCTTCTGGGCACGGTTATGGGAATTATGCACACCTTTTATGCCATGGGAAGCGGCGGCACGACAAACGTGAACGACATAATGGCGGGACTGGCTCTGGCTCTGAAAGCCACAGCGGCAGGCCTTCTGGTGGCCATCCCCTCAATTGTGCTCTATAACCTGCTCCACAGAAGGGTGAACGTTCTGATGCTTCAGAAAGAGGCTATCAATGAAAGACAAAAGCTTTGA
- a CDS encoding ABC transporter permease — protein MKIIILFVLVCVLGIWSLFLGFTDISVTEVFSMSESQSLVMAVSRIPRLAAVIIAGASMSICGVIMQQMTHNRFVSPTTAGTMDAAALGIMLSMLIFPDGGTYQRLSVSLAVTLGASAVFMTLAERIKFKNLVFVPLLGIIFGNILDSVTTFIGLQFNVVHSMASWLQGDFSSVMQGNYELMYISVPLLAVTYFYADRFTLMGMGKSFAVNLGMNYANMFRLGLVVTSCVTSVIVLTVGMIPFVGLIVPNIISILFGDNLRKTLPLTALAGSAFLLACDILGRSVMYPYEVSVSVMVGIIGGAVFLYLILGRRLNAG, from the coding sequence ATGAAAATTATTATTTTGTTTGTACTTGTCTGCGTTCTCGGCATCTGGTCGCTATTTCTGGGTTTTACGGATATTTCGGTGACAGAAGTTTTCTCAATGTCCGAAAGCCAGTCCCTTGTGATGGCTGTGAGCAGGATTCCCAGACTTGCGGCTGTGATAATTGCGGGCGCTTCGATGAGCATCTGCGGCGTGATTATGCAGCAGATGACCCACAACAGATTTGTTTCGCCCACAACAGCGGGCACTATGGATGCCGCCGCACTGGGCATAATGCTTTCAATGCTGATATTCCCCGACGGCGGGACCTATCAGCGTCTCAGCGTTTCTCTGGCGGTGACGCTTGGCGCGTCTGCGGTTTTCATGACACTGGCGGAGCGCATAAAATTCAAAAATCTGGTATTCGTTCCTCTGCTGGGGATAATTTTCGGGAATATTCTGGATTCGGTAACAACTTTCATAGGGCTTCAGTTCAACGTGGTTCACAGCATGGCCTCGTGGCTTCAGGGTGATTTCTCATCCGTTATGCAGGGGAACTACGAACTAATGTATATCAGCGTGCCCCTCCTGGCGGTGACGTATTTTTACGCCGACAGGTTTACGCTGATGGGTATGGGCAAAAGTTTTGCGGTTAATCTGGGGATGAACTACGCCAATATGTTCCGGCTGGGGCTGGTGGTCACCTCCTGTGTTACATCGGTGATAGTGCTCACCGTGGGTATGATCCCCTTCGTGGGGCTGATAGTCCCTAACATAATAAGTATCCTGTTCGGCGATAACCTGCGGAAAACCCTTCCGCTGACAGCCCTCGCAGGTTCGGCTTTTCTTCTGGCGTGCGACATTCTGGGGCGCAGTGTAATGTATCCCTATGAGGTTTCCGTGAGCGTCATGGTGGGGATAATAGGCGGTGCCGTGTTTCTGTATCTGATACTGGGGAGGCGGCTGAATGCGGGATAA
- a CDS encoding iron chelate uptake ABC transporter family permease subunit, whose product MRDNVKLVLLSVLSAACILLFLFYDSGSDLSFILPERGAKAGAMVITGIAVAYSAVIFQTISFNRILTPSVMGFDAVYLFLQTTALFIFGSGGFMMVNEVFNFGISAAALMLFTFFLYRLIFVRNGNVFFLMLVGVVMWTLFRSLTVFMQMLIDPNEFAVVQDAMFASFNNVRVDLLGVSAAVIIAVALYCIPMFRKLDVMLLGREHAVSLGIAYDNLVKRSLIVITLLVAVSTALVGQMTFLGIIVSNLAYESMKTYKHSYVIACSALYSVIAIVGGQFVIERVFYFNITVSVVINFVGGLYFMYLLTKESK is encoded by the coding sequence ATGCGGGATAATGTAAAACTTGTTCTGCTGTCCGTTCTTTCGGCGGCGTGCATTCTGCTGTTTCTGTTTTACGATTCAGGGAGCGACCTTTCGTTCATTCTGCCGGAGCGGGGAGCGAAAGCGGGCGCAATGGTGATAACGGGAATTGCGGTGGCATATTCCGCAGTGATCTTTCAGACAATATCCTTCAACCGGATACTTACTCCCTCAGTGATGGGGTTCGATGCGGTGTATCTGTTTTTGCAGACAACTGCGCTTTTTATTTTCGGCAGCGGCGGCTTTATGATGGTGAACGAGGTGTTCAACTTCGGCATATCTGCGGCGGCGCTGATGCTGTTTACATTCTTTCTGTACAGACTGATATTTGTCCGTAACGGAAACGTTTTTTTCCTGATGCTTGTCGGTGTGGTGATGTGGACGCTGTTCCGCAGCCTCACCGTGTTCATGCAGATGCTTATAGATCCCAATGAGTTTGCTGTGGTCCAGGACGCAATGTTTGCCAGTTTCAACAACGTGCGGGTGGATCTGCTCGGCGTGTCTGCGGCGGTCATCATCGCCGTTGCGCTCTATTGTATCCCCATGTTCAGAAAGCTGGACGTGATGCTTCTGGGCAGGGAACATGCGGTGAGTCTTGGCATTGCCTACGACAATCTGGTGAAAAGATCCCTGATAGTTATAACCCTGCTGGTGGCTGTTTCCACCGCCCTTGTGGGTCAGATGACCTTTCTGGGGATAATAGTCAGCAATCTGGCGTATGAATCCATGAAAACCTACAAACACAGCTATGTGATAGCCTGTTCAGCCCTCTATTCGGTGATTGCCATCGTGGGTGGACAGTTTGTCATAGAGCGGGTGTTCTATTTCAACATAACAGTGTCCGTGGTGATAAATTTCGTTGGCGGACTGTACTTTATGTATCTTCTGACAAAGGAGAGTAAATAG
- a CDS encoding iron ABC transporter ATP-binding protein, which produces MLKTENISKFYDGKAVIDGVDVEIPKGKITSFIGSNGAGKSTLLSVISRLIKQNGGNVYLEGTPISDIDDSELAKRISILKQSSHVNIKLTVRELVAFGRFPHSGGRLNGVDEEMISRAIGYMDLKESENKFIDTLSGGQRQRAFIAMIIAQDTDYILLDEPLNNLDMKHSVQIMKTLRSLADDFGKTIVLVIHDINFASCYSDYIAAMKDGKMAGFGRVEEMIENGILNDVFGMDFDVREMNGSRICLYYT; this is translated from the coding sequence GTGCTGAAAACAGAGAATATATCGAAATTTTATGACGGTAAGGCGGTTATCGACGGGGTTGATGTTGAGATACCCAAGGGGAAGATAACCTCTTTCATAGGCTCAAACGGTGCGGGAAAGAGTACTCTTCTTTCTGTGATAAGCAGGCTTATCAAGCAGAACGGGGGAAACGTTTACCTTGAAGGCACTCCGATATCCGACATAGACGACAGCGAACTGGCCAAAAGAATATCCATCCTGAAACAGTCCAGCCATGTGAACATAAAGCTTACCGTGCGGGAGCTGGTCGCTTTCGGCAGATTTCCACACTCAGGCGGCAGGCTGAATGGGGTTGATGAAGAGATGATTAGTCGGGCAATCGGTTACATGGATCTGAAGGAATCAGAAAATAAATTTATCGATACACTCAGCGGCGGTCAGCGTCAGCGGGCTTTCATCGCCATGATAATCGCACAGGATACGGATTATATCCTGCTGGATGAGCCGCTGAACAATCTGGATATGAAGCATTCCGTACAGATTATGAAGACCTTGCGCAGTCTGGCGGATGATTTCGGCAAGACCATCGTTCTGGTTATACACGACATAAACTTCGCCTCCTGCTACTCGGACTACATCGCCGCCATGAAAGACGGAAAGATGGCGGGGTTCGGAAGGGTGGAGGAGATGATAGAGAACGGGATACTGAACGACGTGTTCGGAATGGATTTTGATGTGAGAGAGATGAACGGCAGCAGGATCTGCCTTTATTATACCTGA
- a CDS encoding siderophore ABC transporter substrate-binding protein gives MRKLLSFAATALLVLGFSAGAQAAGFVLLDKGKKAENFPAAPKRVVVMDYSTLDTMDELGLSSAVIAVPKMHLPKYLEKFRDKKYEDVGGVMEFDIEKIYKLKPDFIVISNRQLKSHEKLSKIAPTVNVNIDSRRYMDSFRENTLLTGRIWNKEAEAKQLISKVDTAVNRLRAEASDRGGKALLVMFSAGRYSAFGSGSRFGIIYDAFGVAQADGGIQVSNHGKAVNSEYIAKINPDYFFVVDRDAVVEGKASPKKEVENTLIRTTKAFKNGKIGYLPADHWYLANGGAKSLLLMVNDIHSVISK, from the coding sequence ATGAGAAAATTGCTCAGTTTTGCCGCTACGGCACTGCTGGTGCTCGGTTTTTCAGCCGGAGCGCAGGCGGCCGGATTCGTGCTTCTGGACAAAGGGAAAAAGGCTGAAAATTTCCCTGCCGCACCCAAAAGGGTCGTTGTTATGGACTACAGCACTCTGGACACCATGGATGAGCTGGGGCTTTCGTCTGCGGTTATCGCAGTGCCGAAAATGCACCTGCCGAAATATCTGGAAAAATTCAGAGATAAAAAATATGAGGACGTGGGCGGGGTCATGGAGTTTGATATCGAGAAGATATACAAGCTGAAGCCCGACTTCATCGTTATCAGCAACAGACAGCTGAAAAGCCATGAGAAGCTTTCGAAAATCGCCCCAACTGTGAACGTCAATATCGACAGCAGACGCTATATGGATTCGTTCAGGGAGAACACCCTGCTGACCGGCAGAATATGGAACAAAGAGGCTGAAGCGAAACAGCTCATCTCTAAGGTGGACACAGCTGTGAACAGGCTCAGGGCTGAGGCATCGGACAGGGGCGGAAAGGCTCTGCTGGTGATGTTCAGCGCAGGCAGATACAGCGCATTCGGAAGCGGATCCAGATTCGGAATAATCTATGATGCTTTCGGTGTTGCTCAGGCAGACGGAGGCATTCAGGTATCAAACCACGGCAAAGCGGTGAACAGCGAATACATCGCCAAAATAAACCCCGACTATTTCTTTGTTGTGGACAGAGATGCGGTTGTGGAGGGCAAGGCATCGCCCAAAAAAGAGGTTGAGAATACACTCATCCGCACAACGAAAGCCTTTAAGAACGGAAAGATAGGGTATCTTCCCGCAGACCACTGGTATCTGGCAAACGGCGGGGCAAAGTCGCTCCTGCTGATGGTAAACGATATACATTCGGTAATCTCGAAATAA
- a CDS encoding TonB-dependent receptor domain-containing protein yields MKQRTIFKPGSFMLAVTMVLSSLTAAHAEEAKEIKPVVVTATGYEQYISDAPASISVITKEDIAKQPAATVTDLLKKVEGVSIVGGSPNETDISVRGMPGEYTLILVDGKRQNTRETMNRGTGGVQANLIPPLDAIERIEIVRGPMSSVYGSEAMGGVINIITKKVPEKWSGSLTLGTVQHKDGEYGTTFNRQFWIGGPIVKDKVGFQLYGELNDRNEDDIYYSGSATSGNNGKEDENITAKLTLTPDKNNEINIEAGYDQLTYERTAGKSLAATAASTETEHSRRHWSVSHDGKYGKATTSLALSQEVADQENWTNGVKSTVKPELTNTTLDAGLSYAFSTNTLRTGGQFIKSEVEGIGKQDSITGYPVNTDDVSIDSYALYVEDEYFLTDNFAITAGVRMDDDERYGSNWTPRLYSVYKLTDRWTLRGGVAMGFKAPTVRQTTDGYCMTTGGGTQVAGTLCGNPDLDPEKSITEEVGIRYDVPGGMSFGFTVYNNDIKDKVSSYSTGVVDPLVPSRYIYTYENIDEVNLKGVEVSFSTPIGKKLKLNANYTYTDSERKGGEPAYDGSSLDGLPLDKTPEHMFNTQLDWQATKAIGLYVRANAVSKQYWSAFRNGAMRSRVRPGAATYDIGGVYDVSKNLSFKLAVLNLTDKKVAVDDRTRTGGLDGNWMVDEGLRVAADMTLRF; encoded by the coding sequence ATGAAGCAAAGGACAATTTTCAAACCCGGCAGCTTTATGCTTGCGGTGACTATGGTGCTCTCTTCGCTGACAGCGGCACATGCGGAAGAGGCAAAAGAGATCAAGCCTGTGGTTGTAACGGCAACTGGCTATGAGCAGTACATTTCCGATGCTCCGGCCAGCATCAGCGTTATCACGAAAGAGGATATCGCAAAACAGCCTGCGGCCACTGTTACCGACCTGCTCAAAAAGGTTGAAGGTGTCAGCATCGTGGGCGGAAGTCCCAACGAGACAGATATTTCCGTAAGGGGTATGCCGGGCGAATACACCCTTATTCTGGTTGACGGCAAACGTCAGAACACCAGAGAGACAATGAACAGAGGCACAGGCGGCGTTCAGGCGAACCTCATTCCGCCCCTTGATGCAATCGAGAGGATAGAGATCGTCAGAGGCCCCATGTCATCCGTTTACGGTTCCGAGGCCATGGGCGGTGTTATCAACATCATCACCAAAAAAGTACCCGAAAAATGGAGCGGCTCGCTCACTCTGGGCACGGTTCAGCATAAGGACGGTGAATACGGAACAACTTTCAACAGACAGTTCTGGATCGGCGGCCCCATCGTTAAAGACAAAGTGGGCTTCCAGCTCTACGGCGAACTGAACGACCGCAATGAGGACGACATCTATTATTCCGGCTCCGCAACCAGCGGAAACAACGGAAAAGAGGATGAGAACATCACTGCGAAACTGACCCTGACCCCCGACAAGAACAACGAGATAAACATCGAAGCCGGATATGATCAGCTGACTTACGAGCGTACTGCCGGAAAATCTCTGGCGGCAACAGCGGCCTCAACAGAGACCGAACACTCACGCAGACACTGGTCTGTAAGCCACGACGGTAAATACGGAAAAGCCACCACAAGCCTTGCTCTGAGCCAGGAGGTTGCAGATCAGGAAAACTGGACGAACGGCGTTAAAAGCACAGTTAAACCCGAACTGACCAACACCACACTGGATGCGGGTCTGTCGTATGCATTTTCAACGAACACCCTGCGCACAGGCGGCCAGTTCATAAAATCCGAGGTTGAGGGCATCGGCAAACAGGATTCCATCACAGGATATCCCGTTAACACCGACGATGTTTCCATAGACTCATACGCACTCTATGTTGAGGACGAATACTTCCTTACGGACAACTTTGCAATTACAGCGGGCGTTCGTATGGACGATGACGAGAGATACGGCTCCAACTGGACGCCCAGACTCTACTCCGTTTACAAGCTCACCGACAGATGGACGCTGAGAGGCGGCGTTGCAATGGGATTCAAAGCCCCCACAGTGCGCCAGACAACAGACGGCTACTGTATGACGACGGGCGGCGGAACACAGGTTGCGGGAACCCTTTGCGGAAACCCCGATCTTGATCCCGAAAAGAGCATCACCGAAGAGGTGGGTATCAGATATGACGTACCCGGCGGCATGAGCTTCGGGTTCACAGTTTACAACAACGATATTAAAGACAAGGTATCAAGCTACAGTACAGGCGTGGTCGACCCCCTTGTGCCCAGCAGATACATATATACTTATGAGAACATTGACGAGGTCAACCTGAAAGGTGTCGAGGTTTCATTCAGCACCCCCATCGGCAAAAAGCTGAAGCTGAACGCAAACTATACCTACACAGATTCCGAGCGTAAAGGCGGCGAACCCGCATATGACGGAAGCTCACTGGACGGTCTGCCTCTGGACAAAACCCCCGAGCACATGTTCAACACCCAGCTTGACTGGCAGGCGACAAAAGCAATCGGTCTCTATGTGAGAGCGAACGCCGTAAGCAAGCAGTACTGGTCTGCGTTCAGAAACGGTGCAATGAGATCCAGAGTGCGCCCCGGCGCAGCGACCTATGACATCGGCGGTGTATATGATGTCAGCAAAAACCTTTCGTTCAAGCTTGCAGTGCTCAACCTCACCGACAAAAAGGTTGCGGTTGACGACCGCACACGCACAGGCGGACTGGACGGCAACTGGATGGTTGACGAAGGTCTCCGTGTTGCGGCGGATATGACCCTCAGATTCTGA
- a CDS encoding alpha/beta hydrolase, protein MKKLLILSVLLSAAFGLHAEPVIQKAMYAESRYSQFYTFHYDKAVSADGKRTYRIVTAVPKKSPRTGGYPVVYALDGNAALHHVSEKQLGELSAGEPPVLVSIGYETDELFDMPSRTYDFTPKRSDGKPAVDALDTSRTGGGADEFLTFIENRVFLISEKYAHVNNDKKNLFGHSYGGLFVLYALSARPDMFKNFVSADPALWWQDGDFYKSITESEPKGLKGKNVFMLKGAAKQAYTPAQEDSERVKLRKKLYGNIPSDASLSIIRKLSSADGVRTQYIEYGWLSHGPLFPVSLDFALKAASE, encoded by the coding sequence ATGAAAAAGCTGTTAATTCTCTCTGTTCTTCTCTCCGCCGCCTTCGGACTGCACGCCGAACCGGTAATTCAGAAAGCCATGTATGCCGAAAGCAGATATTCGCAGTTCTACACGTTTCATTACGACAAAGCTGTTTCTGCTGACGGAAAAAGAACATACAGAATAGTCACCGCTGTCCCGAAAAAATCGCCCCGGACAGGCGGCTATCCTGTCGTGTATGCTCTTGACGGCAACGCCGCCCTGCATCACGTCTCTGAAAAACAGCTTGGAGAGCTTTCTGCGGGTGAGCCTCCGGTTCTGGTTTCGATAGGCTACGAGACAGATGAGCTGTTCGACATGCCGTCAAGAACCTATGATTTCACTCCTAAGCGCAGTGACGGCAAACCCGCTGTTGATGCTCTGGACACCTCCCGAACGGGCGGCGGAGCAGATGAGTTTTTAACGTTCATAGAGAACAGGGTGTTTTTAATTTCAGAGAAGTACGCTCATGTGAATAATGACAAAAAAAACCTTTTCGGGCACTCATACGGCGGGCTGTTCGTTCTGTATGCGCTGTCTGCCAGACCGGATATGTTTAAAAACTTCGTTTCCGCAGACCCTGCCCTCTGGTGGCAGGACGGAGACTTTTATAAAAGCATAACTGAGAGCGAACCGAAAGGGCTTAAAGGTAAAAACGTTTTTATGCTTAAGGGTGCGGCAAAGCAGGCATATACCCCTGCTCAGGAGGACAGCGAAAGGGTTAAGCTGAGAAAGAAGCTCTACGGAAATATACCTTCCGATGCATCGCTGAGTATTATAAGGAAACTGTCGTCTGCGGATGGTGTTCGGACTCAGTATATCGAATACGGATGGCTGTCACACGGGCCTCTTTTCCCCGTTTCGCTTGATTTTGCATTGAAAGCCGCTTCAGAATAG
- a CDS encoding response regulator transcription factor: MKVLIADDELRLRKVVSLHLKKSGFDVFEAGNGQQAVDMAKEIIPDVIVLDVMMPEKTGLEACAELKAHPELSKIPVVLLTAMAEADDMKKGRDAGADEYLTKPFSPKELIDIIRSRS; the protein is encoded by the coding sequence ATGAAAGTATTAATTGCAGATGACGAACTGCGTCTGCGCAAGGTTGTTTCGCTCCATCTGAAAAAGAGCGGATTTGATGTTTTTGAGGCCGGAAACGGTCAGCAGGCTGTGGATATGGCGAAGGAGATAATTCCTGATGTGATAGTTCTGGACGTTATGATGCCGGAGAAAACCGGTCTTGAGGCCTGTGCCGAGCTGAAGGCGCATCCTGAGCTTTCGAAGATCCCCGTTGTTCTGCTGACGGCAATGGCCGAGGCGGACGATATGAAAAAAGGAAGGGATGCCGGAGCCGATGAGTATCTTACTAAGCCTTTCAGCCCCAAAGAACTTATCGATATAATCAGAAGCAGGTCATAA